A section of the Leptotrichia sp. HSP-342 genome encodes:
- the pth gene encoding aminoacyl-tRNA hydrolase, whose translation MKLIVGLGNPGEQYKLTRHNIGFIFIDEYLKKNNITDIREKFKSLFVQTNHKGDKVFYQKPITFMNLSGEAIGETVRFFKIDPKTELFVIYDDMDIPFGKLKIKQNGSAGGHNGIKSIISHVGNEFVRIKFGIGKPKMKEEILSFVLGKFSPEEKEIVKNSREKIFSLIDDIKDDMTISRLMNKYNTK comes from the coding sequence ATGAAACTAATTGTAGGATTGGGAAATCCAGGAGAACAGTATAAATTAACACGTCATAACATTGGATTTATATTTATTGATGAATATTTGAAAAAAAATAATATAACTGACATAAGAGAGAAATTTAAATCACTTTTTGTACAAACTAATCACAAAGGAGATAAGGTGTTTTATCAGAAACCAATAACTTTTATGAATTTGAGTGGAGAAGCTATTGGTGAAACTGTAAGATTTTTTAAGATTGACCCCAAAACAGAACTTTTTGTGATTTATGATGATATGGATATACCATTTGGAAAGTTAAAAATTAAACAAAATGGAAGTGCAGGAGGACATAATGGAATAAAATCCATAATTTCACATGTTGGAAATGAATTTGTAAGAATAAAATTTGGAATTGGAAAACCTAAAATGAAAGAAGAAATATTAAGCTTTGTGCTAGGGAAATTTTCGCCTGAAGAAAAAGAAATTGTAAAAAATTCAAGAGAAAAAATATTTAGTCTTATTGATGATATAAAAGATGACATGACAATTTCTAGACTAATGAATAAATACAATACAAAATAG
- a CDS encoding flavodoxin, giving the protein MAKVGIFFGSTTGVTEDIAHKIAEKIEGAEVFNIDGNEDKLEDYDVLLLGTSTWGFGDLQDDWAAIVDDLASKDFSGKKVGYFGSGDQGTFSDTFMDGIAIIDEEIQKTGATIIGKTSTEGYEFNESRAAKNKEFLGLALDEVNQSELTDERIDAWVEQIKQEF; this is encoded by the coding sequence ATGGCAAAAGTAGGAATTTTTTTCGGATCAACAACAGGAGTAACTGAAGATATTGCTCACAAAATCGCAGAAAAGATTGAAGGAGCCGAAGTTTTTAATATTGATGGAAATGAGGATAAATTAGAAGATTATGATGTATTGCTTTTAGGAACTTCTACATGGGGATTTGGAGACTTGCAAGATGACTGGGCAGCAATTGTTGATGACTTAGCAAGCAAAGACTTCAGTGGTAAAAAAGTAGGATACTTCGGAAGTGGTGATCAAGGTACTTTTTCTGATACGTTTATGGATGGAATAGCCATCATTGATGAAGAAATCCAAAAAACTGGTGCAACAATTATTGGGAAAACTTCGACTGAAGGATATGAATTCAATGAATCAAGAGCAGCAAAAAATAAGGAATTTTTAGGACTTGCTTTAGATGAAGTCAATCAATCTGAATTAACAGATGAAAGAATTGACGCATGGGTTGAACAAATCAAACAAGAATTTTAA
- the gyrA gene encoding DNA gyrase subunit A, protein MSDDFRDDDEREEEITEMDENDDREIIMEGLPKATDLSNESNVYIEDEIKAAYLDYSMSVIVSRALPDVRDGLKPVHRRILFSMSEMGMSHKTPFKKSARIVGDVLGKYHPHGDSSVYGAMVRMAQDFNMRYELIDGHGNFGSIDGDEAAAMRYTEARMAKITEELLADIGKDTIDYRKNFDESLDEPVVLPAKLPNLLLNGANGIAVGMATNIPPHNLGEVVDGIVALIDNPEISIDELITYIKGPDFPTGGIINGKQGIYDAYRTGRGKLRVAGRVEVETSKTGKESIIVTELPYQVNKARLIEKIADLVRQKKITGISDLRDETDRDGIRIVIELKKGEESELILNSLYKFTDLQNTFGVIMLALVDNAPRVLNLKQVLQKYLEHRFEVITRRTEFELKKAKNRAHILEGFKIALDNIEEVIRIIRASKDANVARTELIAKFGFSEIQAKAILDMRLQRLTGLERDKINQEYNELMLLIEELTGILSDDLKIYGIIKEEALKLKDDFGDERRTEIRNARAEISIEDLIKDEEVVVTLTEKGYVKRVAIDTYRSQKRGGIGVNATNTIEDDVVKNMYIAKTLDTLLIFTTKGKVFSIKVYEIPETGKQARGKLIGNIINLDTDEKVSTIIRVREFEKNKNLFFVTRNGVVKKSELTLFDNIKKAGKRAIKLNDDDEVMYIGLTSGTGEDEVFTATRNGIAIRFSEKDVRSMGTGAAGVKGITLRDKDKIVGAAIINSEMNNDEMRILTITEEGYGKRTKLSEYRLTSRGGKGIINAKLNDKTGKIVDVKIVTENDEIMLITSEGTLIRTSVNNVSVIGRSASGVRIMKVRNNEKIASVVKITEEPELSEDEQ, encoded by the coding sequence ATGTCAGACGATTTTAGAGATGACGATGAAAGAGAAGAAGAGATAACGGAAATGGATGAGAACGATGATAGGGAAATCATTATGGAAGGATTGCCTAAGGCTACGGATTTATCAAATGAATCTAATGTTTATATTGAGGATGAGATAAAGGCGGCTTATTTGGATTATTCAATGAGTGTAATTGTTAGTCGTGCGTTGCCTGATGTGCGTGATGGATTAAAGCCTGTGCATAGAAGAATTTTGTTTTCCATGAGTGAAATGGGAATGAGCCATAAGACTCCATTTAAAAAATCGGCAAGAATTGTCGGGGATGTATTGGGGAAATACCATCCACATGGAGATTCTTCAGTTTATGGTGCAATGGTTAGAATGGCACAAGACTTTAATATGAGATATGAACTTATCGACGGACATGGGAACTTTGGTTCGATTGATGGGGATGAAGCAGCGGCAATGCGGTATACAGAAGCTAGAATGGCTAAAATTACTGAAGAATTACTTGCGGATATTGGAAAAGATACGATTGATTACAGAAAGAACTTTGATGAAAGTTTGGATGAGCCAGTTGTATTGCCTGCAAAACTTCCTAATTTACTACTAAATGGAGCAAACGGTATTGCTGTCGGAATGGCTACAAATATTCCGCCACATAATTTAGGAGAGGTCGTTGATGGAATTGTTGCTTTGATTGATAATCCTGAAATTTCGATTGATGAGCTGATTACATACATAAAAGGTCCAGATTTTCCAACTGGAGGTATAATTAATGGAAAACAAGGAATTTATGATGCGTATAGAACTGGACGTGGAAAACTGCGAGTTGCAGGGCGTGTGGAAGTTGAAACTTCCAAAACTGGAAAAGAGTCGATTATTGTTACGGAATTACCTTATCAGGTAAATAAAGCCAGACTTATTGAAAAAATTGCAGATTTGGTAAGACAGAAGAAAATTACTGGAATATCTGACTTGCGGGATGAAACTGACAGGGATGGTATCAGAATTGTAATTGAGCTGAAAAAAGGTGAGGAAAGTGAATTAATTCTGAACAGCCTTTATAAATTTACTGATTTACAAAATACATTTGGTGTAATTATGCTTGCACTTGTGGATAATGCACCAAGAGTGTTGAATTTAAAGCAGGTTCTTCAAAAATATCTGGAACATAGGTTTGAAGTAATTACAAGAAGAACTGAATTTGAGCTGAAAAAGGCTAAAAATAGGGCTCATATTTTGGAAGGATTCAAAATTGCACTTGATAATATTGAGGAAGTAATTAGAATTATACGTGCTTCAAAGGATGCAAATGTTGCACGGACTGAATTAATTGCAAAATTTGGATTTTCAGAAATTCAGGCAAAAGCAATTCTGGATATGAGATTGCAAAGGCTTACTGGACTTGAAAGAGATAAAATTAATCAGGAATATAATGAACTTATGCTATTAATTGAAGAATTAACTGGAATTTTATCTGACGATTTAAAAATATATGGTATAATTAAAGAGGAGGCACTTAAGTTAAAAGATGATTTCGGTGATGAACGTAGAACTGAAATCAGAAATGCAAGAGCCGAAATTAGTATAGAAGACTTAATTAAGGACGAAGAAGTTGTTGTAACGCTTACAGAAAAAGGTTATGTAAAACGTGTGGCAATTGACACTTACCGTTCACAAAAACGTGGTGGAATTGGTGTAAATGCTACAAATACAATAGAAGACGATGTAGTAAAAAATATGTACATAGCAAAAACTCTTGACACATTGCTTATTTTCACAACGAAAGGAAAAGTATTCAGCATAAAAGTTTATGAAATTCCTGAAACTGGAAAACAAGCACGTGGAAAACTGATTGGAAACATTATAAATCTAGATACTGATGAAAAAGTCAGCACAATAATAAGAGTTCGGGAATTTGAAAAAAATAAAAACTTATTCTTTGTAACACGAAACGGAGTTGTTAAAAAATCTGAACTGACATTGTTTGACAATATTAAAAAAGCTGGAAAACGTGCAATTAAGTTAAATGATGATGATGAAGTTATGTATATTGGGCTTACAAGCGGAACTGGCGAGGATGAAGTATTTACCGCTACGAGAAACGGTATTGCGATTAGATTCTCTGAAAAAGATGTAAGAAGCATGGGAACTGGAGCGGCTGGAGTAAAAGGTATTACTCTTCGAGATAAGGACAAAATTGTAGGTGCTGCAATTATTAATTCAGAAATGAATAATGATGAAATGAGAATTCTTACAATAACTGAGGAAGGATATGGAAAACGTACCAAGTTATCAGAATACAGACTTACATCTAGAGGAGGAAAAGGAATTATCAATGCAAAACTTAACGATAAAACTGGAAAAATCGTGGATGTAAAAATTGTCACAGAAAATGATGAAATTATGCTTATTACGTCAGAAGGAACATTGATTAGAACGAGCGTTAATAACGTGTCGGTAATAGGGCGTTCGGCATCTGGTGTGCGAATAATGAAAGTTAGAAATAATGAAAAAATTGCTTCAGTGGTAAAAATTACAGAAGAGCCTGAATTGAGTGAAGATGAACAATAA
- a CDS encoding glycosyltransferase family 9 protein has translation MKILVIHTAFIGDIVLSTPLIQRLKDMYPESEIDYLTLPTNKSVISNNPNLNEIILYDKKGQDKGIKGFLRVLKILKQKKYDYAVIPHRFIKSILLAKLAKIPNIVGFDVATGSFLLNKKVHYDMKKHEVERLLDLVEYKGEKIPIRIYPAKENFTKINKILEHHGYFGNKGQKLILVAPGSQRAEKMWPIEKYREIIERLKKNKNYFIGITGSKDEKKLSLNFPNDKNVIDFRGEINLVEFGALISKADIVVGNDSSPIHIASGFEKPFVIGIFGPGKRDLGFFPYTEKSNVIENNEFYENNIVKIPKKRHEYKKDYYKGIPLISVDRVFKEIMNRI, from the coding sequence ATGAAAATATTGGTAATACATACAGCATTTATTGGAGATATTGTATTGTCTACGCCTTTGATACAAAGGTTAAAGGACATGTATCCTGAATCAGAAATTGATTATTTGACATTGCCGACAAATAAAAGTGTGATAAGTAACAATCCAAATTTAAATGAAATAATTCTTTATGACAAAAAAGGGCAAGATAAAGGGATAAAAGGTTTTTTGAGAGTTCTAAAGATTTTAAAACAAAAAAAATACGACTATGCGGTAATTCCACATAGATTTATAAAATCCATATTACTTGCAAAATTAGCAAAAATTCCTAATATTGTAGGATTTGATGTAGCGACAGGCTCGTTCCTGCTAAATAAGAAAGTTCATTATGATATGAAAAAGCATGAAGTGGAAAGATTGCTTGATTTAGTGGAATATAAAGGAGAAAAAATTCCAATTAGAATTTATCCTGCAAAAGAAAATTTTACTAAAATTAATAAAATTTTGGAACATCACGGCTACTTTGGAAATAAGGGACAAAAACTGATATTAGTTGCACCAGGTAGTCAAAGAGCAGAAAAAATGTGGCCGATAGAAAAATATCGTGAGATTATTGAAAGATTGAAAAAAAATAAAAATTATTTTATTGGTATAACTGGCTCAAAAGACGAAAAAAAACTATCTCTAAATTTCCCAAATGATAAAAATGTTATTGATTTTCGTGGAGAAATTAATCTTGTAGAATTTGGAGCTTTGATTTCAAAGGCTGATATTGTCGTTGGAAATGACAGTTCTCCAATTCATATTGCAAGTGGATTTGAAAAGCCGTTTGTGATTGGGATTTTTGGTCCAGGAAAACGAGATTTGGGTTTTTTTCCATATACTGAGAAAAGCAATGTTATTGAGAATAATGAATTTTATGAAAATAACATTGTGAAAATTCCCAAGAAAAGACACGAATATAAAAAAGACTACTATAAAGGAATTCCTTTAATTAGTGTAGATAGAGTCTTTAAAGAAATTATGAATCGGATTTAA
- the epsC gene encoding serine O-acetyltransferase EpsC produces the protein MIIIFKWLLSEINNIAEKDPAVRYKIEVFLYPSLHAVINHKIAHFFQKRKLYLFARLISQISRFFTGIEIHPGAKLGNKIFFDHGMGIVIGETAEIGDNCVIYHNVTLGGVSTSKVKRHPTLKNNVSVGAGAKLLGNIVIGNNVRIGANSVVLKDIPDEAVAVGIPARIIPKTEEDYYMWHI, from the coding sequence GTGATTATTATTTTTAAATGGTTACTAAGCGAAATAAATAATATTGCAGAAAAAGACCCTGCTGTAAGATATAAAATAGAAGTTTTTCTTTATCCATCGTTACATGCTGTTATTAATCATAAAATTGCCCATTTTTTTCAAAAACGAAAATTATATCTTTTCGCAAGGCTTATTTCTCAGATTTCTCGTTTTTTTACAGGAATAGAAATTCATCCTGGCGCAAAGCTAGGAAATAAAATATTTTTTGATCACGGAATGGGGATTGTAATTGGAGAAACTGCTGAAATAGGAGATAATTGCGTTATCTATCACAATGTAACTCTTGGTGGTGTAAGTACATCCAAAGTCAAACGGCATCCTACACTCAAAAATAACGTCTCTGTAGGAGCTGGAGCAAAATTGCTTGGAAACATAGTAATCGGAAATAACGTAAGAATTGGTGCAAATTCAGTTGTTTTAAAAGATATTCCTGATGAAGCTGTAGCAGTAGGTATTCCAGCAAGAATTATTCCAAAAACAGAAGAAGACTATTATATGTGGCATATTTAA
- a CDS encoding ABC transporter ATP-binding protein: protein MDNIILKCNRLSKSYDFTNALNSVNISVKSGKIVGLLGPNGSGKTTFIKLLNGLIKPTQGEILIDGKNPGIETKKIVAYLPDKNYLDNTKTVKAILRLFADFYEDFDLDRAIKMLKDLDIDSSKRFKLLSKGMKEKVQLILVMCRRAKLYLLDEPIAGVDPAARDYILNTIIKNYDKDAAVIISTHLIADIESVLDEAIFINKGNILLHQEVETIKKEQNMTVDNYFREVFKY, encoded by the coding sequence ATGGACAATATTATTTTAAAGTGCAATAGGCTATCTAAAAGTTATGATTTTACTAATGCTCTTAACAGTGTGAATATATCAGTAAAATCTGGAAAAATTGTTGGACTTTTAGGTCCAAACGGAAGTGGAAAAACAACTTTTATAAAGCTTCTGAACGGACTTATTAAACCTACTCAAGGAGAGATACTAATTGATGGAAAAAATCCTGGCATAGAAACTAAAAAGATTGTTGCATACTTGCCAGACAAAAATTATTTAGATAATACTAAGACAGTAAAGGCTATTTTACGACTATTTGCAGATTTTTATGAAGATTTTGACTTAGATAGGGCTATAAAGATGTTAAAGGACTTGGATATTGATTCTTCCAAAAGGTTTAAGTTACTCTCTAAGGGAATGAAAGAAAAAGTTCAGCTAATTCTTGTAATGTGTAGAAGAGCTAAGCTGTATCTATTGGATGAGCCAATAGCGGGTGTAGACCCCGCCGCAAGAGACTATATCCTCAATACAATTATAAAAAACTACGATAAAGATGCTGCTGTTATCATTTCTACCCATTTAATTGCAGATATTGAATCAGTGCTTGATGAGGCAATTTTTATAAACAAAGGTAATATTTTACTCCATCAAGAAGTCGAAACAATAAAAAAAGAACAAAATATGACTGTTGACAATTATTTCAGGGAGGTGTTCAAGTATTGA
- the gyrB gene encoding DNA topoisomerase (ATP-hydrolyzing) subunit B — MDNNYGAEAITVLEGLEAVRKRPGMYIGSTSARGLHHLVWEIVDNSVDEALAGICDKITVKILEGNIIEVSDNGRGIPVGMHKTGKSTLEVVLTVLHAGGKFDNDNYKVSGGLHGVGVSVVNALSEWLEATVTRDGKIFRQTYQRGVPTSPVEEIGVADDDAHGTVIRFKADDEIFETTVYDYSVLESRLKELAYLNKGLKIELADERNAENIKAEEFLFEGGIKDFLNEIIDDEKIVDDVIYMADTMQIEEAKEVETVDEDGNTVKKQRSAKFVEVEIAMNYTTSQRETVYSFVNNINTHEGGTHVSGFRTALTRTINDIAKQMNLIKDKNGTFQGTDVREGLVCVISVKIPEPQFEGQTKTKLGNSEVTGIVSNIVGSNLKFYLEDHPKAAEKIIEKMAMSKRAREAAKKARELVLRKNTLEVGSLPGKLADCSSKDPAESEIFIVEGNSAGGSAKQGRDRRFQAILPLRGKILNVEKSGVHKALENAEIRAMITAFGAGFGEEMDLKKLRYHKIVIMTDADVDGAHIRTLMLTFFYRHLRELINEGYIYIAQPPLYKIQAGKAIRYAYSDDQMKQVTRVLEGEGRKYTIQRYKGLGEMNPEQLWETTLDPEVRTLLKVSMEDASYADKMFNILMGDKVEPRRKFIEDNANYVRNLDI, encoded by the coding sequence ATGGATAATAATTATGGAGCAGAGGCGATTACGGTTCTGGAAGGGCTGGAAGCAGTTAGAAAGCGTCCAGGAATGTATATCGGATCAACTTCAGCACGTGGGCTTCACCATCTAGTATGGGAAATTGTAGATAACAGCGTGGATGAGGCACTTGCTGGAATTTGCGATAAAATTACTGTAAAGATACTTGAAGGAAATATTATCGAAGTATCTGATAATGGACGTGGAATCCCTGTGGGAATGCACAAAACTGGAAAATCAACATTGGAAGTTGTACTTACTGTACTTCACGCCGGAGGAAAATTTGACAATGATAATTATAAAGTGTCAGGGGGACTTCACGGAGTTGGGGTATCTGTCGTAAATGCTTTGTCAGAATGGCTTGAGGCAACTGTAACACGTGATGGAAAGATTTTTAGACAGACATATCAGCGTGGTGTGCCAACTTCGCCTGTGGAAGAAATTGGCGTGGCAGATGATGATGCACACGGAACTGTAATTAGATTTAAGGCTGATGATGAGATATTTGAAACAACAGTTTACGATTATTCTGTGCTGGAATCACGTCTAAAAGAATTGGCATATTTGAACAAAGGCTTGAAAATTGAGCTAGCTGATGAGAGAAATGCTGAAAATATAAAAGCTGAAGAATTTTTATTTGAAGGTGGAATAAAGGACTTTTTAAATGAAATTATTGATGATGAAAAAATCGTTGATGATGTGATTTATATGGCTGATACAATGCAAATTGAGGAAGCTAAGGAAGTAGAAACTGTGGATGAGGATGGAAACACAGTGAAAAAACAGCGAAGTGCAAAATTCGTGGAAGTGGAAATTGCAATGAACTACACAACTTCACAAAGAGAAACGGTTTATTCGTTTGTAAATAATATAAATACTCATGAAGGCGGAACTCATGTCAGCGGATTTAGAACTGCACTTACAAGAACAATTAATGATATTGCAAAACAGATGAACTTAATCAAAGATAAAAATGGTACGTTTCAAGGAACGGATGTAAGAGAAGGGCTTGTCTGTGTAATAAGTGTAAAGATACCTGAGCCTCAATTTGAAGGACAGACAAAAACAAAACTTGGAAACAGTGAAGTTACAGGGATTGTGTCAAATATTGTTGGAAGCAACTTGAAATTTTATCTAGAAGATCATCCAAAGGCAGCCGAAAAAATCATTGAAAAAATGGCAATGTCAAAAAGGGCAAGAGAAGCAGCGAAAAAAGCAAGAGAGCTTGTACTTAGAAAAAATACATTGGAAGTAGGATCGCTGCCTGGTAAATTGGCAGACTGCTCTTCAAAAGATCCGGCTGAATCAGAAATTTTCATAGTCGAAGGAAACTCAGCAGGAGGTTCTGCAAAACAAGGAAGAGATAGAAGATTTCAGGCAATATTGCCGCTTCGTGGAAAAATCTTGAACGTAGAAAAATCAGGAGTGCATAAAGCTCTGGAAAATGCTGAAATTAGAGCAATGATTACAGCCTTTGGAGCTGGATTTGGCGAAGAAATGGATTTGAAAAAACTAAGATACCATAAAATCGTAATTATGACAGATGCTGATGTTGATGGAGCTCACATTAGAACATTAATGCTAACTTTCTTCTACAGACATCTAAGAGAATTAATAAATGAAGGTTATATTTATATCGCACAGCCTCCTTTATACAAAATTCAGGCTGGAAAGGCAATCAGATACGCCTATTCAGATGATCAGATGAAACAAGTGACAAGAGTGCTGGAAGGAGAAGGAAGAAAATACACAATCCAGCGTTACAAAGGGCTAGGAGAAATGAACCCAGAACAACTTTGGGAAACAACGCTTGACCCAGAAGTAAGAACATTGTTAAAAGTATCAATGGAAGATGCTTCCTATGCCGATAAGATGTTTAATATTCTGATGGGGGATAAAGTTGAGCCGAGAAGAAAGTTTATCGAGGATAATGCAAATTACGTAAGAAATCTAGATATATAA
- a CDS encoding O-antigen ligase family protein: MNKKINLIINRIGFIFCILVGMALFLSEKFENNVAIRVLSLIFIIAMISRENRKTLFKSLDIEFSIELLLFIFVPFIIAYFDGGIDTRLDNYILRYLIFFPFIFFVKDMKKVMILLKATLFSAVIVMILATFNFIKDYKEWANPVGMYYPRITAILTVQDFANIMCIILLFLMSFLFFYKNENNKKNKIIKIFLFIMTTLTFFLVIVNRSKMVYICLLPTVFYIIFKKKKKYVLAAILICLGGYFVLPNSITDRLQYIVNYEKDPSSNLRVIFWKTGLEAFRQKPILGWQWEDRKEFNLEYYKKTGVSNYVHQNFLDKLSEWPIYYVHTHSTYLQFLLDFGIVGILFFVIFFVSTFMKAASMNFSKNKENIDSRLVALEIGTKAALAAWAIQGITDINLNNKYMIITSVILLFLLNYLWKEKIKLEKRQDKNE; this comes from the coding sequence ATGAATAAAAAAATTAATTTAATTATAAATAGGATAGGATTTATTTTTTGTATATTAGTGGGAATGGCCTTATTTTTATCAGAAAAATTTGAAAACAATGTTGCAATACGTGTCTTGTCATTAATATTTATAATTGCCATGATTTCAAGAGAAAATAGGAAAACGCTATTTAAATCTCTGGATATTGAATTTTCAATAGAATTGCTGCTTTTTATTTTTGTTCCATTTATAATAGCATATTTTGATGGCGGAATAGATACTCGTCTAGATAACTATATTCTTCGTTATCTTATTTTCTTTCCATTTATCTTTTTTGTAAAGGATATGAAAAAAGTTATGATTCTTCTAAAAGCTACGCTTTTTAGTGCCGTAATAGTTATGATTCTTGCTACTTTCAATTTTATAAAAGACTATAAAGAATGGGCAAATCCAGTAGGCATGTATTATCCAAGAATTACTGCTATTTTGACTGTCCAGGATTTTGCAAATATAATGTGTATAATTTTGCTATTTCTGATGTCTTTTTTATTTTTCTATAAAAATGAAAATAATAAAAAGAATAAAATAATAAAAATCTTTTTATTTATAATGACAACATTAACATTTTTCCTGGTTATTGTAAACAGATCGAAAATGGTATATATCTGTCTATTACCAACAGTTTTCTACATTATATTCAAAAAAAAGAAAAAATATGTTCTAGCTGCAATCCTTATCTGTTTAGGCGGATACTTCGTTCTTCCAAACTCAATTACAGATAGACTACAGTATATTGTAAATTATGAAAAAGATCCTTCCAGCAACCTGAGAGTCATCTTTTGGAAAACAGGACTTGAGGCCTTTAGACAAAAACCTATACTGGGCTGGCAATGGGAAGATAGGAAAGAATTTAATCTTGAATATTACAAAAAAACTGGTGTTAGCAATTATGTCCATCAAAATTTTCTTGATAAGCTAAGCGAGTGGCCGATTTATTATGTGCATACACACAGTACTTATCTTCAGTTCCTGCTGGATTTTGGAATTGTGGGAATTCTGTTCTTTGTGATATTTTTTGTAAGTACTTTCATGAAGGCAGCCTCTATGAACTTTTCTAAAAATAAGGAAAATATTGATAGCAGGCTAGTTGCTCTTGAAATTGGTACAAAAGCGGCTCTTGCGGCATGGGCAATACAAGGGATTACTGATATAAACCTAAATAATAAATATATGATTATAACTTCAGTAATATTGTTGTTTTTACTGAATTATTTATGGAAAGAAAAAATAAAACTAGAAAAGAGACAAGACAAAAATGAATAA
- the cysK gene encoding cysteine synthase A, giving the protein MIYENILDLIGNTPVVKLKFLNEENIADIYVKLEKYNIGGSVKDRAALGMIEAAEKEGKLKPGGTIVEPTSGNTGIALALIGKAKGYRVIIIMPDSMSVERRSILAAYGAELILTEGAKGMKGAIAEAERLASENGYFLPQQFENSANPAKHYETTAKEILNDFPQIDAFVSGVGTAGTLSGVGKRLKEERSGVQVFAVEPSTSAVLSGEQPGKHFQQGLGAGFIPGNYDANLVDGIIKTTNEQAIEFATRASKENGLFVGISSGSAIAAAYEVAKKLGKGKKVLAVLPDGGEKYLSIEAFRNSL; this is encoded by the coding sequence ATGATTTATGAAAATATTTTAGATTTAATTGGAAATACACCTGTGGTGAAACTAAAATTTTTAAACGAAGAAAATATTGCTGATATTTATGTAAAACTGGAAAAATATAATATTGGTGGAAGTGTAAAGGATAGAGCAGCTCTTGGAATGATAGAAGCAGCTGAAAAAGAAGGAAAATTAAAGCCAGGTGGCACAATTGTTGAGCCTACTTCAGGAAATACTGGAATTGCATTGGCACTAATAGGAAAAGCAAAAGGATATAGAGTTATAATTATAATGCCAGATTCGATGAGTGTGGAAAGAAGAAGTATTTTGGCGGCTTATGGCGCTGAATTAATTCTAACTGAAGGGGCAAAAGGTATGAAAGGTGCGATTGCTGAAGCTGAAAGATTAGCATCTGAAAACGGATATTTCCTTCCTCAACAATTTGAAAATTCTGCAAATCCTGCAAAACACTATGAAACTACAGCAAAAGAAATTTTGAATGATTTCCCACAAATTGATGCCTTTGTTTCAGGAGTTGGAACTGCTGGAACTTTGTCAGGAGTTGGAAAAAGATTGAAAGAAGAAAGATCTGGAGTACAAGTATTTGCTGTTGAACCTTCAACTTCTGCCGTATTATCAGGAGAACAACCTGGGAAACACTTCCAACAAGGGCTTGGTGCAGGATTTATTCCTGGAAACTATGATGCTAATCTTGTAGATGGAATTATAAAAACAACTAATGAACAAGCAATAGAATTTGCAACAAGAGCTTCAAAAGAAAACGGATTATTTGTAGGAATTTCTTCTGGAAGTGCAATTGCAGCAGCTTATGAAGTGGCTAAAAAATTAGGAAAAGGGAAAAAAGTATTAGCTGTTTTACCTGATGGCGGAGAAAAATATCTATCAATAGAAGCATTCAGAAATAGCTTATAA